One Oryza sativa Japonica Group chromosome 8, ASM3414082v1 DNA window includes the following coding sequences:
- the LOC4345760 gene encoding uncharacterized protein, which produces MAATTTIPARPLLAAVLAALLLSAASAADSKNNPADQLVALINSNRTASKASTLDDNQGLGCIALQYIKAYEGQCNQVGESKKPPETSFAETFAPNCGVQAATLTKITGRLLACQSNYATPDQAFNFLVNDAKSIQVLHSKNHTEVGAAVSGTSGGGPYFWCVLFSSGKPTTSFKVDGGVPKSVRPGCFSGNNDDCMGANAAVSIGAGTWRLVAALLFSAACVFAL; this is translated from the exons atggcggcgacgacgacgatcccCGCGCGGCCGCTGCTGGCCGCCGTGCTGGCGgcgctcctcctctccgccgcctcggccgccgacAGCAAAA ATAACCCTGCCGACCAGCTTGTGGCATTGATCAACAGCAACCGCACTGCCAGCAAGGCATCTACTCTTGATGATAACCAAGGCCTAGGATGCATTGCTCTGCAGTACATTAAAGCATACGAGGGTCAGTGCAACCAAGTCGGTGAAAGCAAGAAGCCTCCGGAGACCAGCTTCGCTGAAACATTTGCCCCAAATTGTGGCGTCCAAGCTGCAACACTCACCAAGATCACCGGGAGGCTTCTGGCTTGCCAGTCTAACTATGCGACCCCAGACCAGGCGTTCAACTTCCTGGTTAATGATGCGAAGAGCATTCAGGTACTGCACAGCAAGAACCACACGGAGGTGGGAGCAGCTGTCAGTGGCACTTCTGGCGGCGGGCCGTACTTCTGGTGTGTCTTGTTCAGCAGCGGGAAGCCAACCACCAGCTTCAAGGTAGATGGTGGAGTGCCCAAGTCTGTCCGTCCAGGATGCTTCAGTGGCAACAACGACGATTGCATGGGTGCCAATGCTGCAGTTTCGATCGGTGCAGGTACATGGAGACTGGTGGCTGCACTACTTTTCTCCGCGGCTTGTGTTTTCGCTTTGTGA